A window from Megalobrama amblycephala isolate DHTTF-2021 linkage group LG9, ASM1881202v1, whole genome shotgun sequence encodes these proteins:
- the LOC125276166 gene encoding PWWP domain-containing DNA repair factor 3B-like isoform X1: MFMSLSTVSFHSFRARTYTLRTFLLSLYGKELLTTLLLDYRQIAYQVDHGTWNEKTGYDFLALPRQTRGNDCGVFVLMYTLSMVCGTGFQFQEMDMPIIRRWWCLLLMERFQIDGYGRRFAFWTEEARSVLEGKTLPLFRVERRTTSNVPAHVQAVQDRDRTDKRLVDFILTSKSAEQHLVDILSGKRSKWFPLKPHFQVPVYIENEQSQTILYNYMKGVLNKTQTQLTYSDEVDFICGCLLPEAIIHALGELQGLSWQEAEETFLQGPTYHSSEVEEFDRRIAREMKNHPI; encoded by the exons ATGTTCATGTCATTGTCAACAGTTTCTTTTCATTCCTTTAGGGCAAGGACATATACATTGAGGACTTTTTTGTTGTCCCTGTATGGAAAAGAACTCCTAACAACCCTGTTACTGGATTACCG GCAAATTGCTTACCAAGTTGATCATGGGACATGGAATGAAAAGACTGGATATGATTTTCTG GCTTTGCCACGTCAGACAAGAGGGAATGATTGTGGTGTTTTTGTACTCATG TACACCCTCTCAATGGTGTGTGGCACTGGGTTTCAATTCCAGgag ATGGATATGCCTATCATCCGCCGATGGTGGTGCCTTCTACTCATGGAACGATTTCAAATTGATGG CTATGGCCGCAGATTTGCTTTTTGGACTGAGGAAGCAAGAAGTGTATTGGAGGGAAAGACTCTGCCCCTTTTTAGGGTGGAAAGAAGAACCACATCCAATGTTCCGGCACATGTCCAAGCAGTTCAAGATCGGGACAGGACTGATAAAAGATTAGTGGACTTCATTCTCACATCAAAATCAGCAGAGCAGCATTTGGTG GATATTCTGAGTGGGAAAAGGTCAAAGTGGTTTCCACTAAAACCCCATTTTCAAGTGCCTGTCTACATTGAAAATGAGCAGTCCCAGACAATCCTGTACAACTACATGAAAGGAGTTCTTAATAAAACCCAAACGCAGCTGACCTACAGTGATGAGGTGGACTTCATTTGTGGATGTCTCCTCCCAGAG GCCATTATTCATGCCCTTGGCGAGCTGCAGGGCCTGTCTTGGCAGGAGGCTGAAGAGACGTTCCTCCAGGGCCCCACTTATCACTCAag TGAAGTTGAGGAATTTGACAGGAGAATTGCTCGAGAAATGAAAAATCACCCCATTTGA
- the LOC125276166 gene encoding PWWP domain-containing DNA repair factor 3B-like isoform X3, giving the protein MYTLSMVCGTGFQFQEMDMPIIRRWWCLLLMERFQIDGYGRRFAFWTEEARSVLEGKTLPLFRVERRTTSNVPAHVQAVQDRDRTDKRLVDFILTSKSAEQHLVDILSGKRSKWFPLKPHFQVPVYIENEQSQTILYNYMKGVLNKTQTQLTYSDEVDFICGCLLPEAIIHALGELQGLSWQEAEETFLQGPTYHSSEVEEFDRRIAREMKNHPI; this is encoded by the exons ATG TACACCCTCTCAATGGTGTGTGGCACTGGGTTTCAATTCCAGgag ATGGATATGCCTATCATCCGCCGATGGTGGTGCCTTCTACTCATGGAACGATTTCAAATTGATGG CTATGGCCGCAGATTTGCTTTTTGGACTGAGGAAGCAAGAAGTGTATTGGAGGGAAAGACTCTGCCCCTTTTTAGGGTGGAAAGAAGAACCACATCCAATGTTCCGGCACATGTCCAAGCAGTTCAAGATCGGGACAGGACTGATAAAAGATTAGTGGACTTCATTCTCACATCAAAATCAGCAGAGCAGCATTTGGTG GATATTCTGAGTGGGAAAAGGTCAAAGTGGTTTCCACTAAAACCCCATTTTCAAGTGCCTGTCTACATTGAAAATGAGCAGTCCCAGACAATCCTGTACAACTACATGAAAGGAGTTCTTAATAAAACCCAAACGCAGCTGACCTACAGTGATGAGGTGGACTTCATTTGTGGATGTCTCCTCCCAGAG GCCATTATTCATGCCCTTGGCGAGCTGCAGGGCCTGTCTTGGCAGGAGGCTGAAGAGACGTTCCTCCAGGGCCCCACTTATCACTCAag TGAAGTTGAGGAATTTGACAGGAGAATTGCTCGAGAAATGAAAAATCACCCCATTTGA
- the LOC125276166 gene encoding PWWP domain-containing DNA repair factor 3B-like isoform X2, translating to MLMDQTTSLSVQIAYQVDHGTWNEKTGYDFLALPRQTRGNDCGVFVLMYTLSMVCGTGFQFQEMDMPIIRRWWCLLLMERFQIDGYGRRFAFWTEEARSVLEGKTLPLFRVERRTTSNVPAHVQAVQDRDRTDKRLVDFILTSKSAEQHLVDILSGKRSKWFPLKPHFQVPVYIENEQSQTILYNYMKGVLNKTQTQLTYSDEVDFICGCLLPEAIIHALGELQGLSWQEAEETFLQGPTYHSSEVEEFDRRIAREMKNHPI from the exons ATGCTAATGGACCAGACCACTTCGTTGTCTGT GCAAATTGCTTACCAAGTTGATCATGGGACATGGAATGAAAAGACTGGATATGATTTTCTG GCTTTGCCACGTCAGACAAGAGGGAATGATTGTGGTGTTTTTGTACTCATG TACACCCTCTCAATGGTGTGTGGCACTGGGTTTCAATTCCAGgag ATGGATATGCCTATCATCCGCCGATGGTGGTGCCTTCTACTCATGGAACGATTTCAAATTGATGG CTATGGCCGCAGATTTGCTTTTTGGACTGAGGAAGCAAGAAGTGTATTGGAGGGAAAGACTCTGCCCCTTTTTAGGGTGGAAAGAAGAACCACATCCAATGTTCCGGCACATGTCCAAGCAGTTCAAGATCGGGACAGGACTGATAAAAGATTAGTGGACTTCATTCTCACATCAAAATCAGCAGAGCAGCATTTGGTG GATATTCTGAGTGGGAAAAGGTCAAAGTGGTTTCCACTAAAACCCCATTTTCAAGTGCCTGTCTACATTGAAAATGAGCAGTCCCAGACAATCCTGTACAACTACATGAAAGGAGTTCTTAATAAAACCCAAACGCAGCTGACCTACAGTGATGAGGTGGACTTCATTTGTGGATGTCTCCTCCCAGAG GCCATTATTCATGCCCTTGGCGAGCTGCAGGGCCTGTCTTGGCAGGAGGCTGAAGAGACGTTCCTCCAGGGCCCCACTTATCACTCAag TGAAGTTGAGGAATTTGACAGGAGAATTGCTCGAGAAATGAAAAATCACCCCATTTGA